From Cannabis sativa cultivar Pink pepper isolate KNU-18-1 chromosome 8, ASM2916894v1, whole genome shotgun sequence, a single genomic window includes:
- the LOC115699517 gene encoding uncharacterized protein LOC115699517: MATISPQPTLDLWAVLSESKRILNAHSRHFLALSVLFLLPLSFSFIVFPTVQNLLAAPIPDNSKIFLSLTLLGSQNDQPFYSTNTLLLSLGFAIFAFVFSLCAVGSITYSVFHGFFGRPVKLLSAIKSVLASFFPLLGTALFVQIVVSVIVLIFGLFLYMVITSARLLGYEIEVSSPYFIGLIGSVGIVLMAVLLYLQVNWTLVCVVVVVESNWGFDAFRRSACLIKGMKRIGLSLSLFFGFFVGILAWCSSFSAMGFDDDSADGWRSWQFVLQIVLTSTFLMLVLLYDVAATTVLYMYCKAVHGELALEIAEEFAREYVSLPFDDGKVPHLVSVAYA; this comes from the coding sequence ATGGCAACTATCTCACCCCAACCAACTCTAGACCTCTGGGCCGTTCTCTCTGAATCGAAGCGAATCCTCAACGCTCATTCTCGCCATTTCCTTGCTCTTTCCGTTCTATTCCTTCTCCCTCTTTCTTTCTCCTTCATCGTCTTCCCCACTGTTCAAAACCTCCTCGCTGCTCCAATCCCTGATAACTCTAAAATCTTCCTCAGTTTAACACTTCTGGGTTCTCAAAATGATCAACCCTTCTATTCCACGAACACCCTTTTGCTCTCTCTTGGTTTCGCCATATTCGCCTTCGTCTTCTCGCTCTGCGCTGTTGGGTCAATCACCTACTCCGTCTTCCATGGCTTCTTTGGTCGACCCGTCAAGCTCTTATCTGCCATTAAATCCGTCTTAGCTTCCTTCTTCCCTCTTCTGGGAACCGCTCTTTTCGTCCAAATAGTCGTCTCAGTCATCGTTCTCATCTTCGGGCTCTTCCTGTATATGGTGATAACTTCAGCTCGGCTATTGGGGTATGAGATCGAGGTCTCATCTCCATATTTCATCGGATTAATTGGGTCCGTCGGAATCGTTCTAATGGCGGTTTTGTTGTATCTGCAAGTAAATTGGACCTTGGTTTGCGTGGTCGTGGTGGTGGAATCGAATTGGGGTTTTGACGCTTTTAGGAGAAGTGCATGTTTAATTAAGGGAATGAAAAGAATTGGGTTATCTTTGTCGCtgttttttgggtttttcgTTGGGATTTTGGCTTGGTGTAGTTCGTTTTCGGCAATGGGTTTCGATGATGATAGTGCTGATGGGTGGAGGAGTTGGCAATTTGTGCTTCAAATTGTACTGACTTCCACTTTTCTTATGCTGGTTCTGCTATACGACGTCGCTGCCACTACTGTTCTGTACATGTACTGCAAAGCTGTTCATGGGGAACTAGCTTTGGAAATTGCTGAAGAGTTTGCTAGAGAGTATGTTTCCTTGCCCTTTGATGATGGAAAAGTTCCCCATTTAGTTTCGGTTGCCTATGCTTGA
- the LOC133030544 gene encoding uncharacterized protein LOC133030544: protein MSRNRDKLGRFVKQQIEILENSPKSSSSPRSHSPPSPILPALPMMVQQQEVQPRTLQDYLHPTHTATPSCIMYPMNMPNFDFKPGMIQLLPTFHGMENESPYVHIQAFEEVVATFNNQADIINLVRLKFFPFSLKEKAKSWLYSLRPRSIGTWEEMTKVFFSKFFPPHKTSNLKRQISTFNQKDHETFHQVWERFKDLMGQCPHHGYESWRLVSYFYDGLTADKRQFVQMMCNGDFLQKDPEEALEYLEEISEKSYTWSAPSPTEKPRTAGVYQLKEEDSVKAQLEALKKQFEAFKTQEGKALQMVAKVEKQEPCFICGATDHQPQECPNLSMLRGGDEEQCNALGDYKKPYNAYSNTYNPGWRNHPNFSWKDTSQNQASESQWKPDQQNNSLENSMKILADSQLEFRTYFAQVIEELKDIKIQLTKLNDSSAIQERGKLPAQPLITPKGQHMAQTSTSSESNLKEVNAITTRSGQSTVSPLPKTTSVPMPAPDAKMPQNPPVKVPFPQALKSTKKVLENHGEILDNLKQVKINLPLLHVIKQVPAYAKVIKDLCTMKRKHHVKKTAFLTEQLSAVIEQKIPIKYKDPSCPTIACQIGTQGFGQALLDLGASVNLMPYSIYLQLGLVEMKPTSVVLQMADRSIKKPRGIVEDVLIKVGKFYYPADFLILDTQSEVNTESKIPIILGRPFLATANALINCRNGLMKLSFGNMTMEVNIFHVAKQPPNEEEDCYHTDVIDTIIEEEILLHDDSDSLNDLLHDFDIENMLYPPEEANVSSILEMSQDEASPSQYENLRFQTRSMQRFFGSMCVIEKFL from the coding sequence atgtCACGAAATAGAGACAAATTAGGGAgatttgtaaaacaacaaattgaaattttagaaaactctCCTAAATCGTCTTCTTCCCCTCGTTCTCATTCACCACCATCGCCCATACTTCCTGCACTGCCAATGATGGTTCAACAACAGGAAGTCCAACCAAGAACACTACAGGATTATCTACATCCTACGCATACGGCCACACCTTCATGCATAATGTATCCCATGAATATGCCCAACTTCGATTTCAAACCTGGCATGATTCAACTTTTACCAACCTTTCATGGTATGGAAAATGAGAGTCCATATGTGCATATTCAAGCCTTCGAAGAGGTGGTGGCCACATTCAACAACCAAGCTGACATCATTAACTTGGTGAGATTGAAGTTCTTTCCTTTCTCACTCAAGGAAAAAGCCAAAAGCTGGTTGTATTCTTTAAGGCCAAGGTCTATTGGGACATGGGAAGAAatgacaaaagtatttttctctaaatttttcCCACCCCATAAGACCAGCAACCTTAAGAGGCAAATCTCTACCTTCAACCAAAAGGACCACGAAACATTTCATCAGgtctgggagaggtttaaagatttgATGGGCCAGTGCCCACATCATGGATACGAAAGTTGGCGTCTTGTCAGCTATTTCTACGACGGTCTCACAGCCGACAAAAGACAATTCGTACAAATGATGTGCAATGGCGACTTCCTTCAGAAAGATCCTGAAGAAGCTTTGGAATATCTTGAAGAAATCTCTGAAAAATCCTACACATGGAGTGCACCAAGTCCTACGGAAAAGCCACGAACAGCCGGAGTCTACCAATTGAAGGAGGAGGATAGTGTGAAAGCTCAACTTGAAGCTCTGAAAAAACAATTTGAGgctttcaaaactcaagaaggTAAAGCACTCCAAATGGTTGCAAAAGTGGAAAAGCAAGAACCATGCTTTATTTGTGGAGCGACAGATCATCAACCACAAGAGTGCCCTAATCTTAGTATGTTGAGGGGAGGAGATGAAGAACAATGTAATGCCTTAGGGGATTACAAGAAGCCTTATAATGCCTACTCCAACACATACAATCCTGGTTGGCGTAACCATCCCAATTTCAGTTGGAAGGATACAAGTCAAAATCAAGCATCTGAGAGCCAATGGAAACCTGATCAACAAAATAATTCTCTTGAGAATTCCATGAAAATTCTCGCAGACTCTCAACTAGAGTTCAGGACTTATTTTGCTCAGGTGATAGAGGAATTGAAGGACATAAAGATTCAATTAACAAAGTTAAATGATTCTTCAGCCATTCAAGAGCGTGGTAAGCTTCCCGCTCAGCCTCTAATTACTCCCAAAGGGCAACATATGGCACAAACCTCCACTTCTTCAGAGTCTAATCTAAAAGAGGTTAATGCCATTACTACTCGAAGTGGTCAAAGTACAGTATCACCATTACCTAAGACCACTAGTGTACCAATGCCTGCTCCAGATGCTAAAATGCCACAGAACCCTCCAGTGAAGGTGCCCTTCCCTCAGGCTTTGAAATCTACTAAGAAGGTACTGGAAAATCATGGTGAAATCCTAGACAATTTAAAACAAGTGAAGATCAACCTGCCTCTCTTGCATGTGATCAAACAAGTACCAGCATATGCCAAGGTCATCAAGGATTTATGCACCATGAAAAGAAAACACCATGTCAAGAAAACTGCATTCTTGACAGAACAATTAAGTGCGGTTATTGAACAAAAGATACCGATCAAATACAAAGATCCAAGTTGTCCTACAATCGCTTGCCAAATTGGGACACAAGGATTTGGTCAAGCCCTCCTAGACTTAGGGGCAAGTGTTAATCTTATGCCTTATTCAATTTACTTGCAACTAGGCCTAGTAGAAATGAAGCCCACATCTGTGGTGCTGCAAATGGCTGACCGCTCAATCAAAAAGCCACGAGGAATAGTTGAAGATGTCTTGATTAAAGTTGGGAAATTCTATTACCCCGCTGACTTTTTGATTTTGGACACTCAGTCTGAGGTTAATACTGAGTCAAAAATTCCCATCATTCTCGGTAGGCCTTTCCTTGCAACAGCCAATGCTCTCATTAACTGTAGGAATGGTCTCATGAAATTATCTTTCGGGAATATGACTATGGAAGTCAATATTTTTCATGTTGCGAAACAACCACCAAACGAGGAGGAAGATTGCTATCATACTGATGTGATAGACACAATTATTGAGGAGGAAATTCTTTTGCATGATGATTCTGATTCTTTAAATGATCTCCTCCATGACTTTGATATTGAAAATATGCTTTATCCACCTGAGGAAGCCAATGTTTCTTCCATTCTTGAGATGTCCCAAGATGAAGCATCACCGTCGCAATATGAGAATTTGCGATTCCAGACCCGATCTATGCAACGCTTCTTCGGGTCCATGTGCGTTATTGAAAAATTCTTGTAA